In Malus sylvestris chromosome 16, drMalSylv7.2, whole genome shotgun sequence, the following are encoded in one genomic region:
- the LOC126607727 gene encoding serine carboxypeptidase-like 50 isoform X4: protein MESTARNHLNLLFLLLLFFFFQRRIATASSPPLFPKEAHPTKSGYLPVNSTSGSAIFYAFYEAQNLTTDISKVPLLFWLQGGPGCSSMLGNFYELGPWLVNFHKHPSDPLALEPNSASWNRIFGVTFLDNPIGSGFSIAANSAEIPRDQGAVAKHLFAAITKFIELDPSFKTRPIYITGESYAGKYIPAIGYYILQKNARLPAGSKAVNLQGVAIGDGLTDPIIQVNTHAVNAFHSGLINEKQRRELEKLQLVAVGLTAARKWSAATDARNKVLNTLQRMTGLATLYDYTKNAGYKTSLVDELLRNEAVKAALGAKGAAPFERCSNLVGDILHEDVMKSVKYMVEYLLKKTKVLLYQGQYDLRDGVVSSEAWMKTMRWEGIGKFMAADRKVWKVEGEVGGYVQKWGSLSHVMVSGAGHLLPADQPVRAQAMIEDWVLDKGLFANVKE from the coding sequence ATGGAGTCAACCGCCCGAAACCATCTCaacctcctcttcctcctcctcctcttcttcttctttcaacgACGCATCGCCACCGCATCGTCCCCCCCTCTCTTCCCTAAAGAAGCCCACCCTACCAAATCAGGCTACCTCCCGGTCAACTCCACCAGCGGCTCTGCCATTTTCTACGCTTTCTACGAAGCTCAGAACCTCACAACGGACATTTCCAAAGTCCCCCTCCTCTTCTGGCTCCAGGGTGGCCCCGGCTGCTCCTCCATGCTCGGCAACTTCTACGAGCTCGGCCCCTGGCTCGTGAATTTCCACAAACACCCTTCTGATCCCCTGGCCTTGGAACCCAATTCCGCCTCCTGGAACAGAATCTTCGGCGTGACCTTCCTCGACAACCCGATCGGTTCCGGATTTAGCATCGCCGCTAACTCAGCGGAGATCCCGAGAGACCAGGGCGCCGTCGCGAAACACCTCTTTGCCGCGATCACGAAGTTCATTGAGCTTGACCCGTCGTTCAAAACCCGACCCATTTACATAACCGGCGAGAGCTACGCCGGGAAGTATATTCCAGCGATCGGGTACTACATTTTGCAAAAAAATGCTAGGTTGCCTGCTGGGTCTAAAGCTGTGAACTTGCAGGGCGTCGCGATCGGAGACGGTCTCACAGACCCCATTATTCAGGTGAACACTCACGCAGTCAACGCTTTCCACTCTGGTTTGATCAATGAGAAACAGAGGAGGGAGCTGGAGAAGCTGCAATTGGTGGCGGTCGGGTTGACGGCGGCGAGGAAATGGAGCGCGGCGACGGATGCGAGAAACAAAGTGTTGAATACGCTGCAGCGGATGACGGGGCTAGCCACATTGTACGACTACACGAAGAATGCGGGATATAAGACGAGTTTAGTGGATGAACTGCTGAGGAATGAGGCGGTGAAGGCGGCGTTGGGGGCGAAAGGGGCGGCGCCTTTCGAGCGGTGCAGCAATCTGGTGGGGGATATATTGCACGAGGACGTGATGAAGAGCGTGAAGTACATGGTGGAGTATCTGCTGAAGAAGACCAAGGTGTTATTGTACCAGGGGCAGTATGATTTGAGAGACGGCGTCGTCTCGTCGGAGGCGTGGATGAAGACGATGAGGTGGGAGGGGATTGGGAAGTTTATGGCGGCTGACCGGAAAGTTTGGAAGGTGGAGGGAGAGGTTGGTGGGTATGTGCAGAAGTGGGGGAGCTTGAGCCATGTTATGGTTTCAGGAGCAGGTCATCTTCTCCCGGCGGACCAGCCGGTGAGGGCGCAGGCGATGATAGAAGATTGGGTTTTGGACAAAGGGTTGTTCGCAAATGTTAAGGAATAA